GAACACTTAGTTCTGTGTACCTGGACAGACAAAAGCTGCAGAATTTTATTGAGAACCCGCAGTCGATGAGAAGCATAAGTGCTTGTTGCCGGAAGTTTATTAACTCTCTTCAGCTCTTCCTGCACAGCAGCCCTCTTTGCCTCAGACACAATTGGTGGGCGTCCACATTCAGGTTGAGCAATAGCTCTATCTTCCATTTTAACCTCAAGCGAATTGCTGCCTTGAAAACTACTCAGAGCATCCATATTTCAAGTGAACCTACTCACATATATTAAAAAAcaatttatcacaaaatcaGTCTTTTTTCTTTGAATTAGGGACCTTAGATAACTTCAAATAAATTAAGAGATAATACTGCACAAgctacaccaaaaaaaaaaaaactactgaaACAAATAAGCAATAGGCAACAACCAAAATAACATGgcatgattttatttttttttaaaaaaaaacgagaataatattaatttgtacATTAGTATGTATTCAAAGGTTTTGAGCTAGTGAAGATACGCCTATGACCATCAGAATCTTTTATCTATCATTCTAACACTTTACATCTCAAAACAAGCATGAGACGGTTCCTGATGATATCACAACAAAAAGCTAACCGAATTTCAAACAACAAGGCAGAATCAACGAAGTGGGTATTAATATTTCTTGATAAAATCTATGATATTAGCAAGAAAATGTATGAATTTCAAAATAAAGTGGGACAAGGGCAATCCTATTTTAGcccatataaaatatatgtgaTACCTTCTAAATACAATACTTCGATAAACCCCGtgattattttcaaaattgagTCTT
This Cannabis sativa cultivar Pink pepper isolate KNU-18-1 chromosome 6, ASM2916894v1, whole genome shotgun sequence DNA region includes the following protein-coding sequences:
- the LOC115724511 gene encoding uncharacterized protein LOC115724511 gives rise to the protein MDALSSFQGSNSLEVKMEDRAIAQPECGRPPIVSEAKRAAVQEELKRVNKLPATSTYASHRLRVLNKILQLLSVQRSSSEEMELELLFAGLSL